One Candidatus Devosia phytovorans genomic window carries:
- a CDS encoding P-II family nitrogen regulator, whose amino-acid sequence MKLVIAIIKPSRLEEVRQALNSLDVHGMTVTEVKGYGRQKGHSEIYRGTEYAVHFLPKLKVEIAVDDALADAVSTAIRDSAQTGRIGDGKIFVLDLLAVTRIRTGETGAAAL is encoded by the coding sequence ATGAAACTGGTGATTGCAATTATCAAGCCATCACGCCTCGAAGAGGTTCGCCAGGCTCTCAACTCGCTCGATGTTCACGGCATGACCGTGACCGAAGTGAAGGGCTACGGCCGCCAGAAGGGGCATTCCGAAATTTACCGCGGCACGGAATATGCCGTGCATTTCCTGCCCAAGCTGAAGGTCGAAATCGCCGTCGATGACGCGCTGGCCGATGCCGTCTCCACCGCCATCCGCGACAGCGCCCAGACCGGTCGCATCGGCGATGGCAAGATCTTCGTGCTCGATCTGCTCGCCGTCACCCGTATCCGTACCGGTGAAACCGGCGCGGCTGCCCTCTAA
- a CDS encoding FAD-dependent oxidoreductase codes for MNDKSEAYDVVVVGGGHVGLTLALALVQSARGIRVALVDRRPLSVPRDARASAIAAGVRRVFEALGVWSAMAAASQPMTAMRITDSGHGDIARPLFLSFDGDVAPGEAFAHMVPNSVSAQALLDAVSGKVEVIAPATFTGFEADGAHGRLTLGDGRVLVAPLVVAADGGMSALRGMAGITTAGHDYKQTGLVTTIAHELPHDGVAYEHFRPAGPFASLPLPGNRSSLVWTETSENAARYLAMDDATLAAKIEAVMGSTLGAVTLEEKLQGFPLRLQIARDFVAPRLALVGDAAHVIHPISGQGLNLGLKDVAALAEVVVEAIRLGLDHGSEEVLERYQAWRRLDTTRMAATTDTLNRLFSNDMAPVRAIRDFGLGLVDRAGPVKAALIRTASGIGGNGPKLLSGLPL; via the coding sequence ATGAACGACAAAAGCGAAGCCTATGATGTGGTGGTGGTCGGCGGCGGACATGTTGGCCTGACGCTGGCCCTGGCGCTGGTGCAGTCCGCACGCGGCATCAGGGTGGCGCTGGTCGACCGGCGGCCGCTATCGGTGCCGCGCGACGCCCGAGCTTCTGCGATTGCTGCGGGCGTGAGGCGCGTGTTCGAGGCGCTGGGGGTATGGTCGGCAATGGCCGCGGCCAGCCAGCCGATGACGGCGATGCGGATTACCGATTCCGGTCACGGCGACATTGCGCGGCCACTGTTTCTCAGCTTTGACGGCGACGTGGCCCCTGGCGAAGCCTTTGCCCATATGGTGCCCAATAGCGTGAGCGCGCAGGCGCTGCTCGATGCGGTCAGCGGCAAGGTAGAGGTCATTGCGCCGGCAACCTTTACCGGTTTTGAGGCCGACGGTGCGCACGGACGTCTCACGCTGGGCGATGGACGCGTCTTGGTGGCGCCGCTGGTGGTTGCCGCTGACGGCGGCATGTCGGCACTGCGTGGCATGGCCGGAATCACGACGGCCGGGCACGACTACAAGCAGACCGGGCTAGTTACGACCATTGCCCATGAATTGCCGCATGATGGCGTGGCCTACGAGCATTTCCGCCCCGCCGGTCCCTTTGCCAGCCTCCCCTTGCCCGGTAATCGGTCCTCGCTGGTGTGGACCGAAACGAGCGAGAATGCCGCGCGATATCTGGCCATGGACGATGCCACCCTTGCTGCCAAGATCGAGGCGGTGATGGGCTCAACCCTGGGTGCCGTGACCCTGGAAGAGAAGCTTCAGGGCTTTCCACTGCGCCTGCAGATCGCCCGCGACTTCGTGGCGCCGCGCCTGGCGCTGGTGGGCGATGCGGCCCATGTCATTCATCCCATTTCTGGCCAGGGGCTCAACCTGGGGCTCAAGGATGTCGCGGCGCTGGCCGAAGTGGTTGTCGAGGCGATCAGGCTCGGGCTCGATCACGGCAGCGAGGAGGTTCTGGAGCGCTACCAGGCCTGGCGCCGGCTCGACACCACGCGCATGGCCGCAACCACCGATACGCTCAATCGCCTGTTTTCCAATGATATGGCGCCAGTCCGTGCCATCCGCGATTTCGGTCTCGGGCTGGTCGATCGGGCCGGGCCGGTCAAGGCGGCGCTGATCCGCACGGCGTCTGGCATTGGCGGAAACGGACCAAAGCTTTTGAGCGGGCTGCCGCTCTAA
- a CDS encoding Trm112 family protein, which translates to MSQVPAVSPRHVFDVRTLEMLVCPLTKTRLTLSEDKSELISVAARLAFPIVKGVPLLSLDEARNVDPESLKKLPELKG; encoded by the coding sequence ATGAGCCAGGTGCCCGCCGTCAGCCCCCGTCATGTCTTCGACGTCCGGACGCTCGAAATGCTGGTCTGTCCGCTGACCAAGACGCGGCTGACGCTGAGCGAGGACAAGAGCGAACTGATTTCTGTCGCCGCTCGCCTGGCCTTCCCCATCGTCAAGGGCGTGCCCCTGCTCAGCCTCGACGAAGCGCGCAATGTCGATCCCGAATCGCTGAAGAAACTGCCCGAACTGAAGGGTTAG
- a CDS encoding LON peptidase substrate-binding domain-containing protein, translating into MPKRPASPADLPKSVPIFPLTGALLLPFSHRPLNVFEPRYVEMVDAALRGDRLIGLIQPEDTSEESPKGRSPLQSVGCLGRLTHFEESGEGRYFIILEGVTRFRLAHELTVMTPYRQGVIAADDYAQDFTRDFGEEAVDRERFVRMMRDYAEFASIELNWDEIERTGTADLVNFCCMVGPYGPADKQLLLEAQTLEQRAETLIAMTEYEIARGAGNASPLN; encoded by the coding sequence ATGCCGAAGCGCCCCGCCAGCCCGGCTGACCTGCCGAAGTCCGTTCCGATCTTTCCGCTGACCGGGGCGCTGCTATTGCCCTTTTCGCATCGCCCGCTCAATGTCTTCGAGCCGCGCTATGTAGAAATGGTCGACGCGGCGCTGCGGGGCGATCGGTTGATCGGGCTGATCCAGCCCGAGGATACCAGCGAGGAAAGCCCCAAGGGCCGTTCTCCGCTGCAGTCGGTAGGGTGTCTTGGTCGGCTGACGCATTTCGAGGAAAGCGGCGAGGGCCGCTATTTCATCATCCTCGAAGGCGTGACGCGCTTCCGCCTGGCCCATGAACTGACGGTGATGACGCCCTATCGCCAGGGCGTCATTGCCGCCGACGACTATGCGCAGGATTTCACCCGCGATTTCGGCGAGGAGGCCGTCGATCGCGAGCGCTTCGTCAGGATGATGCGCGACTACGCCGAATTTGCCAGCATCGAGCTCAACTGGGACGAGATCGAGCGCACGGGCACGGCGGACCTGGTCAATTTCTGCTGCATGGTCGGGCCCTATGGTCCCGCCGACAAGCAATTACTGCTTGAGGCCCAGACGCTGGAGCAGCGCGCCGAAACGCTGATCGCCATGACCGAATATGAAATCGCCCGTGGCGCCGGCAATGCCTCGCCGCTGAACTGA
- a CDS encoding co-chaperone YbbN — MSTPFNGVAAAPQSTPPVGALIKDSTDQAFKADVIDASLDTPVLVDFWAPWCGPCRQLTPALEKVVNEKAGAIRLIKINIDENPQIAGQLGIQSIPAVFAFSGGRPVDGFMGAMPEGEVRRFADKVIAAGPIPQPEEGSMEAQITEAVAAAEEALAAGDLPRAAQIFGMVLQHQPDHAVSLLGLARIYMAAGEAEQAKATLDLLPEEERKGDVYTSLVNSIRLLGEAADLSESAALESAVAANPDDHQARYDLALAYNAENKRVEAAEALVAIFKRDRTWNEDGARKKLLEFFDAWGPRDPATNKGRRLLSAALFS, encoded by the coding sequence ATGTCCACTCCGTTCAATGGCGTTGCCGCTGCTCCCCAGTCCACCCCACCCGTCGGGGCGCTGATCAAGGATTCGACCGACCAGGCGTTCAAGGCCGATGTGATCGACGCCTCGCTCGATACCCCGGTCCTCGTCGATTTCTGGGCGCCCTGGTGCGGTCCCTGCCGCCAGCTGACCCCGGCGCTGGAAAAGGTCGTCAATGAAAAGGCCGGCGCGATTCGGCTCATCAAGATCAATATAGACGAGAATCCGCAGATCGCCGGCCAGCTTGGCATTCAGTCGATTCCGGCCGTCTTCGCCTTTTCCGGCGGCCGTCCCGTGGACGGCTTCATGGGTGCTATGCCCGAGGGCGAAGTGCGTCGTTTTGCCGACAAGGTGATTGCAGCCGGCCCGATACCGCAGCCGGAAGAAGGCTCGATGGAAGCCCAGATCACCGAGGCCGTGGCGGCCGCCGAAGAGGCACTGGCCGCTGGTGATCTGCCACGTGCCGCGCAGATCTTCGGCATGGTCCTGCAGCATCAGCCCGATCACGCCGTATCACTGCTGGGCCTCGCGCGCATCTATATGGCGGCCGGTGAGGCCGAGCAGGCCAAGGCGACGCTCGACCTGCTGCCCGAGGAAGAGCGCAAGGGCGATGTCTATACTTCGCTGGTCAATTCGATTCGCCTGCTCGGCGAAGCGGCCGACCTCAGCGAATCCGCAGCGCTCGAATCAGCCGTCGCCGCCAATCCCGACGACCATCAGGCCCGCTATGACCTGGCGCTGGCCTATAATGCCGAGAACAAGCGCGTCGAGGCGGCCGAGGCGCTGGTCGCCATCTTCAAGCGCGACCGCACCTGGAACGAGGATGGCGCGCGCAAGAAGCTGCTCGAATTCTTCGACGCCTGGGGTCCGCGCGATCCGGCCACCAACAAGGGCCGCCGCCTGCTGTCCGCCGCTCTCTTCTCCTAA